CCGTTCCCTCCTGACGTACTGTCCGTGCATCCGCAGATGCAGGCAGCAAGGGCCAGAATAATGAGGACACCGGCGTTCCATGCCGAAGATCGTCGCATATATACCCGTTTTGCCGTACCATGTAAAAAATCCCACCCACCGGATATACACAAAAGAGGGGATAAAGAAAGAAAGTGGAGAGGAGAGGCTGTTCAGTGCTTCAGTGAGAGATACTGATACGCCTCAAGGGCCGCTTTGGCCCCCTCTCCTGAAGCGATGATCACCTGCTTGCCGTGGATATTGGTGATGTCACCTGCCGCAAAGACACCGGGGCGCGAGGTCTGGCAGTTCACATCAATGGTGATCTCACCATGTTCGTTTGTCTCCACAAACCCGTCCAGAAACCCGTTATTTGGTTCATGCCCAATGGCAAGGAAGAGACCGTCCACGGCAATACGGGTCTCTTTGCCGGTCTCCCTGTCTGTGATAGTGATGCCCTGCACGAGGGTTTCACCATGGATGGCCGTCACCACTGCCGGTTTGTGGGTGATGATATTCTCAATGGATGCATACTCTTTCCGGTAGATTTCATCGGCCCGCAAATCTGAGCGAACGATAAGGTGCACCTCTTTTGCAATCCCACTCATCTCAATTGCCGTGGTGAGCGCATAGTTACCACCTCCGATGACCGCCACCGACTTCCCAACAAAGAGTGGACCATCACAGGTGGAGCAGATACTCTCTCCCCGGCCGATGAACCGCTTCTCCTCCGGGAGGCCCAGCCACCGCGGACGCATTCCGGAGGTGATGATAACAGAGCGGGCGGAGAAGGTACGCTCTGAAGCGGTCTCTGCTACGAACCCGCCATCCTCCCCCTCATGTAACGCAGTGACCGAATCAAGTTCAAGGGTGATGCCTGCCTCCTCACGCACCTTTTCCTCAAACTTCTGCATCAGCTCCCC
Above is a window of Methanogenium organophilum DNA encoding:
- a CDS encoding FAD-dependent oxidoreductase, which encodes MPDVTVYSTEGCQYCRLTKSYLSRLGVPYTEIDVGKDKTAAEEMVKLSGQYGVPVTVVDGEVIVGFDVARFRDLFGSGETPDVYDVLIIGGGPAGLTAAMYASRKMLSVLVLSENIGGQALESWAIENYMGFRLVTGGELMQKFEEKVREEAGITLELDSVTALHEGEDGGFVAETASERTFSARSVIITSGMRPRWLGLPEEKRFIGRGESICSTCDGPLFVGKSVAVIGGGNYALTTAIEMSGIAKEVHLIVRSDLRADEIYRKEYASIENIITHKPAVVTAIHGETLVQGITITDRETGKETRIAVDGLFLAIGHEPNNGFLDGFVETNEHGEITIDVNCQTSRPGVFAAGDITNIHGKQVIIASGEGAKAALEAYQYLSLKH